Below is a genomic region from Halorussus salinus.
TACCGGAACGTCCACCACCACGTCATCTTCTCGGGGCTGGGCGTCTACCCCTTCGCTCGCGTCGGCACCTCCGAGGAGGCGCTGGCCAGCGAGGACCGCGACTACGTGGCGGTCTCCCGCGAGGCGAGTAGCGACGGCGTGTTCAAGACCAAGGCGGTCCCGCGCGGACTGGCGAAACTCGTCGTGGACGCCGACGACGGCACCGTGCTGGGCTATCAGGGCCTGCACTTCCACGCCGACGTAATGGCCAAGACGATGCAGGTCGCGGTGGAGATGGAACTGGACGTGCGCGAGATTCCCGACCGGGCGTACCACCCCACGACGCCCGAGATTCTGGATGGTCTAATCCGCGACGCGAGCGACGAGTTGACCTAAGCGTACTCCTCGGGAGCTTTTTCGAACGTCTCGCGGTGTTCCTCGCTACAGAACCGGTAGGTCTCGCCCTCGTACTCGACCTGCGCGACCGCGAACTGCTCGTCCCGGTAGTCGGTCTCCTCGGGGCTGGTCTTCTCTACGTCGGCACCGCAGACGGCGCATTGAGCCATGTCGGCTGTCGGGCGGCCAGCGCGGAAAGGGTTCGGGCCGGAGGACGAACGACCGCGACGAGACGAGTGAGGACGATACGACGACGAGTGGCGAGTGACGGTCGATACCGAGACAGGCCCGTACCGATACAACGACCCGGCGCGTGGGGGCGCGCCCTCGTGGCGCGCCCATCCGCGCGAGGTCTGCGCGAGCGGTTGCGCGGCGCTCCGCGCCGCGATGAGCGAACGGTGCAACCGTGAGCGGACGCGAGTGCAGGCTCGGAGGACGCGGTTCGTCCTCCGGTGGACGCGGCCGCGTTCAGGCGGCCGCGAGGCTGGGGAGGAGTGAGGCTCGCGGTCGCGGTGCGGTAGACTCCTGTGTTCAAGCCTGAAGCCGGTCTCTCCTCAGTCCGTTCGTCTGCTCACGATTCATCGAGGCTGTTTTCGTTTACTCTCGGTCTCGCTGCCAGCCGAGTGACATCGAGTACGTAGCCGCAATCTATTCGTGTTTGACTAGCGAAGTGGATGGCATGGCAATCCTAGAGATAAATCTGGAGAAGCCCGCCCTGATAGAGGAGTACCAGTTCCCGGCCGAATCGTCGGCTGGCCACGCCGTCGCGTCCGAGTCCGCCGAGTCCGAAGCCACCGACTCCGGCGCGTCCGACTCCGGCGGGTCGGGCGGTTCCAAAGGCAAACTCGTCGGCCTCCTCGCGGTGGCCGCGGGCGTCGGCCTGCTGGTCTGGAAACTCAAGAACCGCGGCGGCGACGACCAGACGGACTTCGACGAGTTCGAGACCGACGACGAGTCCGAGGCCGACGACGAGTCCCCGGAGTGGGAAATCGAGGAGGACGGCGGCAGTAGCAAGGGCAAGGTCGCGGGCCTGCTCGGACTGGTCGTCGCGGCGGTGGGTCTCGTGGTCGCGGTTCAGAAGCGTCGGAACTGAACAAGGACGGTTTTCGTCGTTCTGTTTTCAGTCGATTCTATTTCGAGGGAGGTGGAGCGACTGTCAGTTCCGGAGATTCGTCGGTCTCCTCGCACGACGACAGTGGCCGTCGAGAGGGAGCTAACTACTGCCGACAACAATCAGACCGCAACCGCCACCGCACCGCGAGGGCCACCTCCTCCCCACCCGATTGCGGTCCTCACTTCGTTGCGGTCCTCATCCCTCGCGCGTGTCGGCGTGACCCACGAGGAGTCACGCCAGCACACGCCGGGATGGAAATCGAGGTGTCGCTCTTCCCGACCGGAAAGCTATCGGGACGCAAAACTGAGTAGGGGCCGCGTAGTCCGGCGATTTCGGGTCAGAAATCGGGGAATTCTCTTTGCCCCATCACTCGAATGGCAAGAAAGTTTAAATGGACCGTCCGAGATAGCCGAACGTACCCGAGTACCATGCCGACGACGCCCGGAGATTACGACCTGCGCGAACTGCGTCGCCTCGCGGACCCGCACCGCGAGACCCCCGAGGAGTTCGAGGAGGGCGAGGAGTTGCCAGCGCCGCCCGACGAGGTGTTGCGCCACAGCGAGCGAAACGAACTCGTCCAGTTGCAGAGCCAGTTCGCCGCGGCGGGCGCGCTCCCCGAGAAGCCGTATCTCGACGCCCTGCCCGACCAGTACAGCACGGAGGTCGTGGTGTTCGAGTGGCTCGACTTCCTCATCAACAAGGCCGGGTTCGAGAACACCGGCAACGCCCTCCAGTACTACGAGGAGGTCGAGTGGATAACCGCGTCGGTCCGCGAGGGGTTGCGCGACTACATGCGCGGGTTCTCGGAGGTCGAGAGCTTCGACCCCGACAAGCCCGGCCCGGCCGACCTCGACGTGGACGACCACGTGTTGAGTCTGGTGTACATCGCGCGACTGGCGTCCGTCTGAGGCCAGCGAGGAGCGGTCCGCGTCCCGCGAGAGGGAGGCAGTCGTGGCGAGCGTCGCGCCCGACGAGCGTCGTTTTCTGCGGAGAAGAGTAGTAGGACGAGTCGTTCAGGCGTGGGACTATTGAGTCCGCGGTGTGTATCGGGGACAAGAGATTCCCAACCATGAGCGGCCACAGCGAACAGTCGGCGGAGGGCGGCGGGAAGTCGCCGGGTCCCGACTTCGGCGACGACTTCTTCGAGCGGATGGTGGAGTCGGCCAGCGACGCCGTGGTCACGGCCGCCGCGGACGGGACGCTCGTCTACGCGAACCCGGCGGTCGAGGACCTACTGGGCTACGAACCCGCCGAGGTCCGCGGCAAGCGGTTCCCCGAGTTCGTCCCCGAACGGCTCCGGGACAGGTACGACGGCTGGTTCGACCGCTACACCGACGGCGACGGCGGGACGCCGCTCGACGACGAGAGCTACGAGGTGACGTGGGTGGCCGCCGACGGCGAGGAGGTCCGCCTCTCGGTCTCGGGATTCGCCCACGAGAGCGACGGCGAGCAGTGGTTCACCGGCTTTCTCCGGGAGGCCGACGACGAAGAGGCGTCGGCCGAGCGCCTCCGCGAGGAGGAGGCGCTCATCGAGGAGATATTCGAGACGAGTCCGGTAGCGTTCGCGGTGCGGGACGAGAACGGCGACCTCCTGCGGGCGAACGAGCGGGCCGCCGAACTGGTCGGGGTCGGGTTCGACGAGCTTCCGGCCGACGCCGACGGCGAGCAGGCGTGGGACATCTACGACGCGGACGGCGAACCGCTGGCCGACAGCGAGTACCCCGTCAACCGAGTTTTGGAGACCGGCGAACCGGTCTACAACGAGGAGGTCGTCGTGGAGCAACCGAGCGGGCGGCGCGTCCACCTCTCGGTCAGCGCGGCCCCGGTCCGAGAGGGCGACGAGGTTCGGCGGGTCGTCAGCGCGGCCGAGGACGTGACCGAACTTAAGGAGACGCAGTTCGAACTCGAACGCCGCCGAGACGAGTTAGAGACCGAACTCTCCGAGGTGTTCAGCCGAATCGCGGACGCCTTCTTCGCGCTGGACGACGATTGGAACTTCACCTACGTCAACGACGA
It encodes:
- a CDS encoding YHS domain-containing protein — encoded protein: MAQCAVCGADVEKTSPEETDYRDEQFAVAQVEYEGETYRFCSEEHRETFEKAPEEYA
- a CDS encoding FlaD/FlaE family flagellar protein, whose translation is MPTTPGDYDLRELRRLADPHRETPEEFEEGEELPAPPDEVLRHSERNELVQLQSQFAAAGALPEKPYLDALPDQYSTEVVVFEWLDFLINKAGFENTGNALQYYEEVEWITASVREGLRDYMRGFSEVESFDPDKPGPADLDVDDHVLSLVYIARLASV